The following are encoded together in the Drosophila takahashii strain IR98-3 E-12201 chromosome X, DtakHiC1v2, whole genome shotgun sequence genome:
- the LOC108058180 gene encoding post-GPI attachment to proteins factor 2-like, whose amino-acid sequence MQQGTGAATSSAADSGKGPTDGLASRCGGDGGEGGGGNSCSSGESGSGSGDPAAATSTTISKTTKQEDSGEPKEQVAIHYLASFHELCVVTALLPLVTLFTCFVTAYVFQYDDVHETHCRVYNIIPSISAITGVSPQRYFWRFSIALHIGPRIPIAFVYKNYYRSQLRRISPAQVPQTSLLITLILVLNCIEIAALGGVTYISNRENYPVHERIFITFMICSLCYMLATIKLNGILNAGQSLSEQQQLSIKWKKILFAVSILSTIGLLVFFAKHRFYCHDLAFSWFAFFEYLIAIANMLFHFTIIWDFPSQFMMIVQGPRENLAQYLSTRPKVD is encoded by the exons ATGCAGCAGGGCACAGGAGCGGCGACGTCATCGGCGGCAGATAGCGGGAAGGGGCCGACGGACGGACTGGCGTCCAGGTGCGGTGGCGACGGCGGCGAAGGAGGCGGCGGGAACAGCTGCTCCTCCGGCGAATCCGGATCCGGATCCGGCGACCCAGCAGCAGCG ACTAGCACAACGATTAGCAAGACAACCAAGCAGGAGGATTCGGGGGAGCCGAAGGAGCAGGTGGCCATCCACTACCTGGCCAGCTTCCACGAGCTCTGCGTGGTCACCGCCCTGCTGCCGCTGGTGACGCTCTTCACGTGCTTCGTGACCGCCTACGTCTTCCAGTACGACGATGTCCACGAGACACATTGCCGC GTCTACAACATAATACCCTCGATAAGTGCAATTACCGGCGTCAGTCCGCAGCGCTACTTCTGGCGCTTCAGCATTGCGCTCCACATCGGACCGCGCATCCCCATCGCCTTCGTCTACAAGAACTACTACCGCTCGCAGCTGCGTCGGATCAGTCCCGCCCAGGTGCCTCAGACCAGCCTGCTCATCACGCTGATCCTGGTGCTCAACTGCATCGAGATCGCGGCCTTGGGCGGCGTCACCTATATATCGAATCGAGAGAACTACC CCGTTCACGAGCGCATCTTCATCACGTTCATGATATGTTCGCTGTGCTACATGCTCGCCACGATCAAGCTGAACGGCATCCTCAATGCCGGACAATCGCTGAGCGAACAGCAGCAACTGTCCATCAAGTGGAAGAAGATCCTCTTCGCCGTCTCCATCCTGAGCACCATCGGACTGCTGGTGTTCTTCGCCAAACACCGCTTCTACTGTCACGACTTGG CCTTCAGTTGGTTCGCGTTCTTCGAGTACTTGATCGCCATCGCCAACATGCTGTTCCACTTCACCATTATCTGGGACTTCCCCTCGCAGTTCATGATGATCGTGCAGGG